The Archangium primigenium genomic interval GGGCCCAGGGGGTCCCCATGCAGCCCGTCCGTCCGCTGTCGCCCGAAGCCGCCGCGCCCGTGTCTCCCCTCGCCGACGGGGTGCCACGGGCAGAGGCCGTGCCCGTGCGATGGAGCCTCGGGCGCCGGCTCGCCTTCCGGTTCTTCTTCGCCTACGTGGTCCTCTACGGCGTGCCCTTTCCCCTGGAGGCGCTGGGCTGGGACGCGGCGCAGACGGCGGTGGAGGCCTTCTGGCGGTCCGTGGTGCCCTGGCTGGGCGCACACGTGCTGCGGCTGGACGCCCCCATCGCCGTCGTGCCCACGGGCAGCGGGGACACCCTGTACGACTGCGTGCGGATGGCGCTGATCGCGGTGCTCGCGGCGGGGGTGACGGGGGCGTGGTCCTGGGTGGATCGCATGCGGAGCGAGTACACGCGGGCCCATGACGTGCTGCGCGTCTACGTGCGCTACTACGTGGCCTCCGCGCTGCTGAGCTACGGCCTGTCCAAGGTGTTCCACCTCCAGTTCGCCGCCCCCGGCCCCGAGCGGATGCTCCAACCCCTGGGGCAGTTCTCGCCCATGGGCCTGCTGTGGACCTTCATGGGCGTGTCGCCGGGCTACAACCTGTTCACCGGGGGCGCGGAGGTGCTGGGCGCGGTGCTGCTGTTCTGGCGCCGCACCACCACGCTGGGCGCGATGGTGCTCGCGGTCGTCATGACCCACGTGGTGGCGCTCAACGTCTTCTATGACGTGCCCGTCAAGTTCTGGTCCTCGTACCTGCTCGGGCTGTGTGTCTTCCTGATGCTGCCGGACGTGAAGCGGCTCGCGCAGGTGCTGGTGCTGCACCAGACGGCGGTGGCGGCGCCGCCGCGCCCGTTCCTCGCCGTGTCGGGCTGGAAGCGCTGGGCGCTCGGGGGCGCCAAGTGGAGCGCGGTGGCGTGGCTCGTCTACGCCCCGGCCCACGCCCGGTGGGAGGTGCGCCAGGCGCACCAGGACTTCCCCCTGATGGGGCTCTACACGGTGGAGTCCTTCCAGCGGGACGGTCAGGCCCGGCCGCTCCTGGTGGGCGATCGCCTGGGCTGGCGCCACGTGACCATCAACGCGCGGGGGGTGATGCAGGTGCGCACGCTGGACGACGCGCGCGTGCACTACTTCCGTCTGACGGACGATCCCACCCGGCGGACGCTCACGCTCGGGGCGATGGGGGGCCCCCCGGTGGAGGCGCCCGTGTTCACCTACGAGCGGCCGGACGCGGCGCACCTCGTGCTCAAGGGACGGCTGTACGGGGCGGACATCGAGGCGCGCCTGCGCGGGGTGGACACGTCCCGGAGCGAGCTGCTCGGCCGGGGCTTCCGGTGGATCCAGGAGGTGCCCTACAACCGCTGAGGTCCGTTCGGGAGAGATGGCGGCCCGACGCGAGTCGGCCTATGGTTGGGCTTTACGCTCCGCGTCGAACGCCGAACCACGTATGGGCCACGTCCACATCCTCCGAGATTTCGCATCGCCCCAAGAGGGGTTCTCCCGCACCGTGCGCATCTACACCCCGGACGCGTATGACCATGCGCCCGGGCACCGCTTCCCCGTGCTCTACATGCACGACGGGCAGAACGTCTTCGCGCACGCCGAGTCGGCCATCTACGACACGTGGCGCGCGAACGACGCCCTGGAGTACCTGGTGGCCGAGGGCCGCACCGAGCCCTGGCTCATCGTCGCGGTGGACTCCACGCACAACCGGCTGTCCGAGTACTCGCCGTGGGACGAGCCGCGCAGCCACGTGCACGCCCAGGGCGACGCCTACGTGCGCTTCCTCACCGACACGCTCAAGCCCTATGTGGACGGGACGTACCGCACCCGCGGGGGCGCCGAGTGGACGGCCGTCATGGGCTCGTCGCTCGGTGGGCTCATGTCCTTGTACATGGGCTGGCGCCGCCCGGACCTGTTCGGCCGGATTGGCGGCCTGTCGCCCTCGGTGATGTGGGGGTGGGACCGCTTCTTCTCCGAGTGGACGCACCACACCCGGCGCTGGTCGCGCATCTACCTGGACGCGGGCCTGCACGAGACGGTGGATCCGGTGGGCTACGTCATGCGCTACGGCGAGTCCACGCGTGACTTCTACCACCACCTCAAGGGCCTGGGGTACGGCGACCACGAGCTCGCGCTGGTGCTCGAGCCCGGGGGCCATCACGACGAGAAGGCCTGGCAGCGCCGGCTGCCGAGCGCCATGCACTGGCTGCTCGGCTGAGCGCGCGCCCCGCGCCGGGCCGCCCTCGGGAGCAGGAGGGCGGTGGCCGGGGCGGCGGGACGGACTCAGGAGCGGGTCTGCACGATGCGCATGGCCTCGCGCATGGTCTCCAGGTCCGGGTGGCGCGTGAGGTACATCTCATCGCCCAGGGCGCTGGTGAACACGGAGGGCAGCTCGCGGTGCTGCAGCAGGTTCTCGCCCAGGCGCGCCACCACCTCCGAGTGTCCGTAGCGGTAGGTGTGGCCGGTGCGCCGGGCGATGTGACAGACGTGGTACTTGGGCACGTACTGAAATCCGCTCAGGTCATCGCCGGTGATGAGGCGGGCCCACAGCCGGTACACGTCCGTGTCCCCCGCGTAGTTCATCATGTCCGTGACGAAGGCGCCGGGTGGCCGCAGGTTGGCCTCGAGCGCCACGAAGCTGCCATCGGCCAGGCGGAAGAACTCCAGGTGGAACCAGCGCTCGCGCAGGCCCAGCGCCTCCACCATCTGGCGGCCCATGGCGTCCAGCGCGGGCGGCAGCTGCTTGTGGCTCCAGATGCACAGGTCCTTCTTCTCCAGCACCGACTCCATGATGCCGTCGCTGTACTCGTGGCTCGTGGAGAAGACGATGCGGCCCTGGCCATCCACCAGGCCGTCGTAGGTGACGATGGTGCCGCGCACGAAGGCCTGGGCCACGTAGCCGGGCAGGGGGGTGGTGAAGGCCTCGTCCACCTCGGCGTCGCTGGACACCTTGAAGGTGCGCGCCGCGCCCACGCCCACGTCCGGCTTGAGCACGAGCGGGTAGCCGACCTGGCGGCCGAACGCCTTCACCTGTGCCGCGTCGCGCACGAGGATGGCGTCCGGGTGGGGCAGGCCCGCGCGCTTGAACACGTCGTGCATGCCGTGCTTGGAGCGCAGCCGGGCGATGTCCGCGGGCTGCAGGCCCGGCACGTTGAAGGCCTCGCGCAGGTGCGACTCCACCTCCAGCCACGTCTCGTTGAGCGAGTCGATGCGGTGGATGCGACCATGACGCCAGGTGAAGTAGCCCACCGCGCGCTGCAGCGCGTCCACGTCATTGAGATTGGGCGTGAAGAAGTACTCGGACATCGAGTCCCGCAGCTCCCGCCGCAGGGCGTCGTAGGGCGCGTCCCCGATGCCGAGCACGTTGACGCCGCGCTCACGCAGGGCGGACACGAAATGGAAGAACTGGGGCGGGAACTGGGGCGAGATGAAGACGACGTTCATGGCGGGGCCTTCGACGGCGACTCCTTCTGTGGGATGGGCGCGCGACGTTAGCTGACTTTCCAGGAGGGATCACGAACCCTTAACGCGAAGCGCCATCGCCTTTTACCAGCGAGCGGGGAAGCAACCCCTCCTTGCCTCGCGTGCGACTTTCCTGAACTTGACACCCCCTCGGGCCGAGAGTTAGTTAGTTTCCCGTTACTAACTTATCTCGGCCGAGGGGCGCTCCGACAGGGAAGCCCCCACGGGAGCACGGTATGCGGAAGTCTCATCGACAGGGCAGGACGATGGCGGTGCGCGGCGCGGTGGTGGGCGGGCTGGTGTTGACACTGGGCGCCGGGGTGGGGTGTGGCGGCAAGGTGGACGCGGCCGAGGGCAAGGGCGCCGCGGCGCGTCCGGCCGCCGCGACCGAGAGCCCGGTGCAGGTGGACACGGTGGCGGTGGTCGAGGAGAAGGTGCCGCGCTACCTGACGGTCACCGGCTCCTTGTCGGCCAACGAGGACGCGGACGTGGCCGCGGGGGTGACGGGCAAGGTGGTGTCCGTGCACGCCGAGCGCGGCTCGGTGGTGAAGAAGGGCGAGGTGCTCGCCCGCCTGGACGCGCGCGCGGCCACGGCCAACCTCGAGGACGCCCGGGCCCAGGTGGTGCAGGCCAAGAGCCAGCAGCAGCTGGCCAACGCCGACTGCGAGCGCAACGAGAAGCTCTTCGCCAGCGGCACCATCTCCACGGCGGACCATGATCGGGCCGCGGCCCAGTGCCGCAACGCCGCGGCCGTGGTGTCCAGCGCCCTGGCGCGCCAGTCGCTCCTGGAGATCAACGTGACGGACGCCACCATCCGCGCGCCCTTCGACGGCGTGGTGAGCGAGCGCACGGTGTCCGTGGGCGAGTACGTGCAGCCGCCCACCAAGGTGGTGACGCTGGTGGCGTTGGACCCGTTGCGCCTGCAGCTCACGGTGCCCGAGGCCTCCGCGGCGCTCATCCAGAAGGATCAGCCGGTGGAGTTCACCCTCACGGCCGCGCCCAAGGTGGTGCACCAGGCCAAGGTGGCGTTCGTGGGCGCGGGCCTGCGCGCGGGCAGCCGGGACCTGGTGGTGGAGGCGCTGGTGCCCAACAAGGAGCGGGCGCTCTTGCCGGGCCAGTTCGCCACGGCGCGGGTGCAGCTCACCGAGCAGCCCATGCCGGTGGTGCCGCGCAAGGCGCTGGTGGAGGAGGGCGCGCGCCGCAAGGTCTTCGTGGTGACCGACGGCCGGCTGGAGGAGCGCTTCGTTCAGGTGAGCGAGGGCAGTGGGGAGAACGTGGGGGTGGTGGCGGGCGTGCGCGTGGGTGAGCGCGTGGTGGCGGTGGCGCGGCCCGAGCTGCGCGACGGCCAGAAGCTGCAGTAGTCCGAGGAAGAACGAACCATGCAATGGCTCGCCAGTCTGTGTGTCCGCAAGCCCGTCCTCGCGTCGGTGCTCATCCTGCTCATCTGCGTGCTCGGGGGCGTCGGCTACTCGAAGCTCACCATCGATCGCTTTCCCAAACTGGACTTCCCCACCGTGGTGGTCGTCACCCGTCTGACCGGCTCGGCCGCCGAGGAGATGGAGACGGACATCACCGACAAGGTGGAGGAGGCCGTCAACACCATCTCCGGCATCGATGAGCTGTCCTCCGTCACGTCCGAGGGCGTGAGCACGGTCATCGTCACCTTCGTCCTGGAGAAGAACGTGGACGTGGCGGTGCAGGAGGTGCGCGACCGCATCAACCAGATCACCTACGATCTGCCTCGGGACATCGAGACGCCGCTCGTGCAGAAGTTCGACCCGGACGCGGTCCCGGTCATCATCCTGTCGCTCCAGGCGGACAAGCCCACGCGGGAGATCACCGAGTACGCGGACCGCGTGCTGCGCCGCAAGCTGGAGACGGTGCAGGGCGTGGGTCAGGTGTCGCTCATCGGCGGCACCAAGCGCCAGGTGAACGTGTGGTTGGACCCGGTGCGCATGCGCGCCGAGGGCGTGAGCGCCGCCGAGGTGCAGCGCGCCATCTCCGCGCAGAACATGTCCCTGCCCGGCGGCAGCATCGAGACGGGCCCCCAGAACCTCACCCTGCGCCTGCGCGGCCGCGTCAACAGCGTGGACGAGATGGGCGACCTGGTGCTGCGCGAGAACGCGGGCCACATCCTGCGCGTGCGCGACGTGGCCCGGGTGGAGGACGGCCAGGAGGAGACGACCACGGCGGCGCGCCGCGATGGCCAGCCGGCCGTCATGCTCTCCATCCGCAAGCAGTCCGGTGAGAACACCGTGGCGCTGGTGAAGGAAGTGCGCCGGCGCGTGGCGGAGCTCGCCCCCACGCTGCCCCAGGGCTTCCGCCTGGACGTGGTGCGCGACAACTCGGAGACGACCCTCACCTCCGTGCACGCGGTGCAGGAGCACCTGTTGCTCGGCGCGCTCTTCGCCTCGCTCGTGGTGCTCGTGTTCCTGGGCAGCTGGCGCAGCACGCTCATCGCCGCGCTCGCCATCCCCGTGTCCATCATCGGCACCTTCGGCCTGATGCAGGCCGCGGGCCTCAACCTCAACACCATCAGCCTGCTCGCGCTCGCGCTCGCGGTGGGCATCGTCATCGACGACGCCATCGTGGTGCTCGAGAACATCCACCGCTTCATCCACGAGAAGAAGCTCAAGCCCTTCCCCGCGGCCATCCTGGCCACCAAGGAGATCGGCCTCGCGGTGCTCGCCACCACGCTGTCGCTCATCGCGGTGTTCATGCCCGTGGCCTTCATGGGCGGCATCCCCGGGCGCTTCCTGGCCAGCTTCGGCTGGACCATGGCCTTCTCCATCGCCGTGTCGCTCGTGGTGTCCTTCACGCTCACCCCCATGCTGTGCGCGCGCTGGCTCGTGGGCGCGTCCTCCCCCGAGCACGGCGAGGGCCGCAAGCCCCGGCTCGAGCGCATCACCGACGCCGTCTACGGCCCCATCGAGCGTGCGTACGAGCGTGCCCTGCGCTGGATGATGGCGCACCGCTGGGTGGCCGTGACGGCCTCCGTGGCGGCGCTCGGCTCGTGCGTGCCGCTGGCCAAGTCCGTGCCCGCGGGCTTCCTGCCCAAGAGCGACGAGGCCCAGTACCAGGTGTCCCTGCGCATGCCCGAGGGCACCAGCCTGGACTCCACCCTGGTGGTGGCCGAGCGCGTGGCGCGGGAGATCCGCGAGCAGATTCCCGAGACCACCGCCACCATCACCACC includes:
- a CDS encoding ATP-grasp domain-containing protein codes for the protein MNVVFISPQFPPQFFHFVSALRERGVNVLGIGDAPYDALRRELRDSMSEYFFTPNLNDVDALQRAVGYFTWRHGRIHRIDSLNETWLEVESHLREAFNVPGLQPADIARLRSKHGMHDVFKRAGLPHPDAILVRDAAQVKAFGRQVGYPLVLKPDVGVGAARTFKVSSDAEVDEAFTTPLPGYVAQAFVRGTIVTYDGLVDGQGRIVFSTSHEYSDGIMESVLEKKDLCIWSHKQLPPALDAMGRQMVEALGLRERWFHLEFFRLADGSFVALEANLRPPGAFVTDMMNYAGDTDVYRLWARLITGDDLSGFQYVPKYHVCHIARRTGHTYRYGHSEVVARLGENLLQHRELPSVFTSALGDEMYLTRHPDLETMREAMRIVQTRS
- a CDS encoding efflux RND transporter permease subunit translates to MQWLASLCVRKPVLASVLILLICVLGGVGYSKLTIDRFPKLDFPTVVVVTRLTGSAAEEMETDITDKVEEAVNTISGIDELSSVTSEGVSTVIVTFVLEKNVDVAVQEVRDRINQITYDLPRDIETPLVQKFDPDAVPVIILSLQADKPTREITEYADRVLRRKLETVQGVGQVSLIGGTKRQVNVWLDPVRMRAEGVSAAEVQRAISAQNMSLPGGSIETGPQNLTLRLRGRVNSVDEMGDLVLRENAGHILRVRDVARVEDGQEETTTAARRDGQPAVMLSIRKQSGENTVALVKEVRRRVAELAPTLPQGFRLDVVRDNSETTLTSVHAVQEHLLLGALFASLVVLVFLGSWRSTLIAALAIPVSIIGTFGLMQAAGLNLNTISLLALALAVGIVIDDAIVVLENIHRFIHEKKLKPFPAAILATKEIGLAVLATTLSLIAVFMPVAFMGGIPGRFLASFGWTMAFSIAVSLVVSFTLTPMLCARWLVGASSPEHGEGRKPRLERITDAVYGPIERAYERALRWMMAHRWVAVTASVAALGSCVPLAKSVPAGFLPKSDEAQYQVSLRMPEGTSLDSTLVVAERVAREIREQIPETTATITTIGDNTDKAPNVAALFVKIVDPEKRKDTQDDIMARVRDNITSKLPKEYRVSVTNAPLFGGGGTQAAVQYVVRGPDFDELGKHASGFLAKLKSIPGVVDADSNLIIGKPEVSAYIDRSRAADLGVQISDVATTLQLAVGGIEVSNYAENGNLYDVRLRADPSTRASVEDIAQLTVPSKRGPVPMSDVLTLKQEDGPSQINRMNRQRQILLSANTAPGVSSGQVMEQFNKMIAETKLPDGYTIAPAGSSREVGRTAANFAVAFGMAFVFMYLILAAQFGSWIHPVTILLSLPLTVPFALISVLVFRQQLDMYSMLGIMVLFGVVKKNSILQIDHTNQLRAEGLPRLEAIVHGSRDRLKPILMTTLSFVAGMIPLLFSNGVGSSFNRATAGVVVGGQTLSLALTLLVTPVAYSLFDDASAWFKRKFGSKRTPEETGEAEVARAYGGDVLTELRPAHDKEAA
- a CDS encoding efflux RND transporter periplasmic adaptor subunit, which translates into the protein MRKSHRQGRTMAVRGAVVGGLVLTLGAGVGCGGKVDAAEGKGAAARPAAATESPVQVDTVAVVEEKVPRYLTVTGSLSANEDADVAAGVTGKVVSVHAERGSVVKKGEVLARLDARAATANLEDARAQVVQAKSQQQLANADCERNEKLFASGTISTADHDRAAAQCRNAAAVVSSALARQSLLEINVTDATIRAPFDGVVSERTVSVGEYVQPPTKVVTLVALDPLRLQLTVPEASAALIQKDQPVEFTLTAAPKVVHQAKVAFVGAGLRAGSRDLVVEALVPNKERALLPGQFATARVQLTEQPMPVVPRKALVEEGARRKVFVVTDGRLEERFVQVSEGSGENVGVVAGVRVGERVVAVARPELRDGQKLQ
- a CDS encoding alpha/beta hydrolase: MGHVHILRDFASPQEGFSRTVRIYTPDAYDHAPGHRFPVLYMHDGQNVFAHAESAIYDTWRANDALEYLVAEGRTEPWLIVAVDSTHNRLSEYSPWDEPRSHVHAQGDAYVRFLTDTLKPYVDGTYRTRGGAEWTAVMGSSLGGLMSLYMGWRRPDLFGRIGGLSPSVMWGWDRFFSEWTHHTRRWSRIYLDAGLHETVDPVGYVMRYGESTRDFYHHLKGLGYGDHELALVLEPGGHHDEKAWQRRLPSAMHWLLG